A region from the Panicum hallii strain FIL2 chromosome 1, PHallii_v3.1, whole genome shotgun sequence genome encodes:
- the LOC112878850 gene encoding cyclin-D3-1-like gives MKPGYDCAASVLLCAEDNAAILGLDEDGEESSWAGATPPRDTVAGGGGGIAVEGFLTELPLQSDEYVAALVERETGHMPAEGYPQKLKRRHGGLDLAAVRRDAVDWIWKVTEHYNFAPLTAVLSVNYLDRFISTYEFPEGKPWMPQLLTVACLSLAMKIEETFAPLPLDLQVVESKFAFEGRTIKRMELLVFSTLNWRIHAVTACSFIEYFLHKLSDLGAPSLLARSRSADLILSTAKDAAFVVFRPSEIAASVALAAIGECRSSVIERAATSCKYLDKERVLRCHEMIQEKITMGSIILKSAGSSISPVPQSPIGVLDAAACLSQQSDDATVGSPATCYHSSSTSKRRRITRRLL, from the exons ATGAAGCCGGGCTATGACTGCGCCGCCTCCGTGCTGCTCTGCGCGGAGGACAACGCCGCTATTCTCGGCCTTGATGAGGACGGGGAGGAGTCCTCTTGGGCGGGCGCTACGCCGCCACGCGAcaccgtcgccggcggcggcggcgggatcgCCGTCGAGGGATTCTTGACGGAGCTCCCCCTGCAGTCAGATGAGTACGTTGCGGCGCTCGTGGAGAGGGAGACGGGGCACATGCCCGCGGAGGGATATCCCCAGAAGCTGAAACGGCGGCATGGGGGCCTGGATTTGGCCGCCGTCCGGAGGGACGCCGTCGATTGGATTTGGAAG GTCACTGAGCATTACAATTTCGCACCGTTGACTGCAGTTTTATCTGTGAACTACCTCGATAGATTCATCTCCACGTATGAGTTTCCT GAAGGCAAACCTTGGATGCCGCAGCTCTTGACAGTGGCATGCTTGTCATTGGCTATGAAAATAGAGGAGACTTTTGCGCCACTCCCCTTGGACTTGCAG GTTGTTGAGTCAAAGTTTGCTTTTGAGGGAAGGACCATAAAAAGGATGGAGCTTCTGGTGTTTAGCACCTTAAACTGGAGGATTCATGCTGTTACTGCTTGCTCATTTATCGAATACTTTCTTCACAAATTGAGTGATCTTGGTGCACCCTCCTTGCTTGCACGCTCGCGCTCTGCTGACCTTATCTTGAGCACTGCGAAAG ATGCTGCATTCGTGGTGTTCAGACCCTCAGAGATTGCTGCCAGTGTTGCTCTTGCTGCGATTGGTGAATGCAGAAGTTCTGTAATTGAAAGAGCTGCTACTAGTTGCAAGTATTTGGACAAG GAGCGAGTTTTAAGATGCCATGAAATGATTCAAGAGAAGATTACTATGGGAAGCATTATCCTAAAATCTGCTGGATCATCAATTTCCCCTGTGCCACAAAGTCCCATTGGTGTATTGGATGCTGCTGCCTGTCTGAGTCAACAAAGCGATGATGCTACTGTTGGATCTCCTGCAACATGTTACCATAGTTCTTCCACAAGCAAGAGGAGAAGGATTACTAGAAGACTACTCTGA
- the LOC112872626 gene encoding protein CURVATURE THYLAKOID 1A, chloroplastic-like codes for MELCVSTAASARATTAPFAPLRSGACPVTAVQLRRRLQAPGWRCASAAVPDPVPSEEPASASSTVVVTDKPDSPADEKVEEVGAASSGSAEAPVAELVSSEASPSPDDVNLDDILSKLNIEVTPTLILTGAGAFVALWVLSSVVSAIDSVPLLPKVLELVGTGYTIWFTTRYLIYKESRDSLFGKIEDLKQRII; via the exons ATGGAGCTCTGCGTCTCCACCGCCGCTTCCGCCCGCGCCACCACCGCACCCTTCGCGCCCCTCCGCAGCGGCGCGTGCCCCGTCACCGCCGTCCAGCTCCGCCGGCGCCTCCAAGCTCCAG GCTGGCGCTGCGCCAGTGCGGCTGTGCCTGACCCGGTGCCGTCCGAAGAGcccgcctccgcctcgtccaCCGTCGTCGTCACGGACAAGCCCGATTCGCCTGCCGACGAGAAGGTTGAGGAGGTTGGCGCCGCGTCCAGTGGCTCCGCAGAGGCGCCTGTTGCAGAGCTGGTGTCGTCGGAGGCGTCGCCGTCCCCAGATGATGTCAACCTGGATGACATACTGAGCAAG TTGAACATTGAAGTAACTCCCACTTTAATCCTCACTGGAGCTGGTGCCTTTGTCGCTTTATGGGTTCTATCTTCCGTTGTTTCTGCAATTGATTCAGTTCCCCTG CTTCCAAAAGTTCTGGAACTAGTAGGAACTGGCTACACAATATGGTTCACTACACGGTATCTCATTTACAAG GAAAGCAGAGACAGCTTGTTTGGGAAGATCGAAGATCTCAAACAGAGGATTATTTGA